Proteins encoded within one genomic window of Flavobacterium oreochromis:
- a CDS encoding major capsid protein gives MKKINGSNSPLTYLHREMLTKEFSPTLRWNSLSVNNVAVSADIVAMDSSLPLKRRDSLRKADGEIPKLGMALSLNETQMNELNILIATNAGDGEIFKKLFKDSERVVQGIYERLEAMFLESLSTGLTVITDEKNPGLGIRINFEHPEANKYGVVIPWSDPKAKPIDDIDRVIDKARDKHSNVVRYIMMDKTTFNKFRSNAQVKEKYAFFLGFTGTNIPSVPNVSAANEFLSASYQVEIKIVNRSIITEKDGKRSSYTPWASNAVVFLTDLNVGTLTYGKLAEETFKVQGVDYAKVDDFILVSKYHENNPIKEFTTSQALVLPVIQNIDAIYIMNCEEAVTDVQTEGDAGFAYNSKNYTKSSVVSAINTAVGSTKAKSTNKDETLLTYINELSEEQILIFEANITLV, from the coding sequence AGATGGAATTCGTTGTCAGTAAACAACGTAGCGGTTTCTGCTGATATAGTAGCGATGGATAGTTCGCTACCATTAAAAAGACGTGATTCATTACGAAAAGCGGATGGTGAAATTCCAAAATTAGGAATGGCTCTATCGCTTAACGAAACTCAAATGAACGAGTTGAATATCTTGATTGCTACCAACGCAGGTGATGGCGAGATATTCAAAAAATTGTTTAAAGACTCGGAAAGAGTGGTTCAAGGTATCTACGAACGATTAGAGGCAATGTTCCTAGAATCATTGTCTACTGGGCTCACAGTTATTACAGACGAGAAAAACCCTGGTTTAGGGATTAGAATTAATTTTGAACACCCAGAAGCAAACAAATATGGGGTTGTCATTCCTTGGTCGGATCCTAAGGCAAAGCCTATTGATGATATCGATAGAGTGATTGACAAAGCAAGAGATAAACATAGTAACGTAGTGCGTTACATCATGATGGATAAAACGACATTTAATAAGTTTCGTTCTAATGCGCAGGTTAAAGAGAAATATGCCTTTTTCTTAGGCTTCACGGGTACAAATATCCCGTCGGTTCCTAACGTAAGTGCTGCTAACGAGTTTTTATCTGCATCGTATCAAGTAGAAATCAAGATTGTGAATAGATCTATCATCACCGAGAAAGACGGTAAAAGAAGTTCATATACACCTTGGGCTTCAAATGCTGTTGTGTTCTTAACTGATTTAAACGTAGGTACGCTAACCTATGGTAAGTTGGCAGAAGAAACATTCAAGGTACAAGGGGTTGATTATGCTAAAGTGGATGATTTTATTTTAGTATCTAAATACCACGAGAACAACCCTATTAAGGAGTTTACGACTTCACAGGCTTTAGTTTTACCTGTAATTCAGAATATCGATGCAATTTATATTATGAATTGCGAAGAAGCCGTGACAGACGTTCAAACAGAAGGCGATGCTGGATTTGCATACAACTCTAAGAACTATACTAAATCGTCTGTTGTAAGTGCTATCAATACAGCTGTAGGATCTACTAAGGCTAAGTCTACGAATAAAGACGAAACATTATTGACATACATTAATGAATTGTCTGAGGAGCAGATTTTAATTTTTGAAGCTAACATAACCTTAGTGTAA